The genomic stretch GCAATAATCAGGCGAAATTCGGTACGCAATTCATCGTACTGCCCAACCCGTTGTACGGCGATTGGGAAAGCGGCCTCAGCAGCGACTACAACAAGCTGACGCCGGAACAGAAACTGCAGGTGCGTGATCGGCAAATCCGTGCCTGGAACGGTCAGTAACCCGCTGCGTTACCCGCCGTTTATCACGCGAGACGTGTGAAGATCGCCGCCGCGCGGGTGGCTCGAAAGGATTGAAAACGGGGCTTTCGCCCCGTTATTTCATTCTGACATCAGCGTGAATGCCGTTATCTATCCAGCACTTACTTAGCGTAAGCCGGGCGTTCGGTAATTTCCGGCACTGCCCCGGTCAGGTTAGCGCCGGATTGCCCGTCGCGAATCTCCGCGCCGGTCAGATAACCATAGAAGACGCCGCGCGATACCGACATGTTCGCCTCTTGCGCATCGATATCCCCACGCAATTGGGCATCGCCTGATACCGCCAGCCCCGGAACGGTCAGACCCAGCGCCCAGAACGCCGTATTAACCTGCGCGTTGTCCTTAATCACCGTATTATTCTGAATGATCGTCAGACCGCTGACGCGAGCGTTATCCGACACCGTACCGTTCAGCACGATCGCATGATCTTCAATGCGCGCGTTGCCCGACACCGTGCCGCCCAGCACTCTGGCGTACGGCCCGACATAAGCGCTTTCATCCACCTGCGCGCCGTCGGCTACCCAGCCGCCGCCGTTACGATGGCGATGACCGTTGGCGGTCGGCGTCGGCGCATTCGGCTGGCTGCCATCGGCCCAGGCGTTAGTCAGATCCACCGTCCACGGGTAGCGGTACAGCGAGTAGTAGGCCTGATCCCACTTAATTTTATGCATTTCCGTCGGGGTCCCCATCACCACCAGATACAGGTTTTCACCTTTTTTGACGGAGAAGTTATTGACGGAAGCGCTGGCGCCGCGCTGCAACGCACTGTAGCGCGCTTTGCCGGACGCATTCACCGCCACCACGCCCCAACGCCAGTCGGAATCCGGCGATTGCAGCGTGGCCGGGTCGTTTTTCAGTCCGGGGAAACGATTCACCGCCGCCACGTTCTGCACCGCGCCGTTGAATTTCACGCTGATACGGCTGGCGCCGTTATCCGGGATCAACCGCACCACGTTGTAGCCCCAGCGTTGCGGCGCCTGTTCGAACAGTACGCCAAAACGCCGTGCGCCGGCGGTGTTGCTGACAGGATCCAGGGTTGCGGTACGCAGCAGACGGTATGACAGGCTGCTGTCGAGAGTCTGCGCCTCGTAACCGCCCAGAATGCGACGATAGACCGCTCCCTGATTGTAGCCATCCGGATCGGTGTAATCCCAGCCGACATTGCGCAGCGCCCAGTCGCCGAAGAAATCATTCAGCTCGGACTGGCTCCAGCCCATGTTGCTTTTCAGCACGGAGAACGGATCCGCGGTCCCTTGTCCCGGCTCGCCCGCTTTCGGCGCGTTGGCCCACAGATCGTTCACCGCCTTATAGCCATAGCGGTTTTTCAGATTCTCCAGGAACAGCCAGCCGCCATAGCGGGTGCGCGTGGTGCCCAGATACAGATGCGGGTTATTGATCGCCTCTTCCGCGCTGCCGGTCAGGTTGTGGTGGATGTTGTCCATTTGATGGGTCATCCAGTCGGCATGCGCTTCCCAGAACCAGCCCATATAGTTGATGCTGTCCGGCGCGGTCGCCTGGAAACCACCGGTTTGCCCCTGCAGCGCATGCGCCAGTTCATGCGGCATCGCCCAATTGATCGACCAGTCGTTTTTCAGCTCTTCCGTGCCAATCCACATTCCCATGCTGCCGTTAGGCGCCAGGCCGCCGGTCAGCGCAAACGAAGGATCAAGGTGGACATTCGCCTTGAGTTTCACTTTGCTGTTGCAGTAGGGTTCGGGGAATTTGATCTGGTTGATGTACTTGTCCCAGGCCAGCTCCAGGCGCTTCGCCGCGACTTCCAC from Dickeya fangzhongdai encodes the following:
- a CDS encoding Svx/AvrXca family virulence/avirulence protein, whose amino-acid sequence is MTHIRTVARMVKGALIIGGLFTFAPAFADETCVAGNWQADASTDMPAVKYQSAHFVFRWKDSDAGKLNIKDVEVAAKRLELAWDKYINQIKFPEPYCNSKVKLKANVHLDPSFALTGGLAPNGSMGMWIGTEELKNDWSINWAMPHELAHALQGQTGGFQATAPDSINYMGWFWEAHADWMTHQMDNIHHNLTGSAEEAINNPHLYLGTTRTRYGGWLFLENLKNRYGYKAVNDLWANAPKAGEPGQGTADPFSVLKSNMGWSQSELNDFFGDWALRNVGWDYTDPDGYNQGAVYRRILGGYEAQTLDSSLSYRLLRTATLDPVSNTAGARRFGVLFEQAPQRWGYNVVRLIPDNGASRISVKFNGAVQNVAAVNRFPGLKNDPATLQSPDSDWRWGVVAVNASGKARYSALQRGASASVNNFSVKKGENLYLVVMGTPTEMHKIKWDQAYYSLYRYPWTVDLTNAWADGSQPNAPTPTANGHRHRNGGGWVADGAQVDESAYVGPYARVLGGTVSGNARIEDHAIVLNGTVSDNARVSGLTIIQNNTVIKDNAQVNTAFWALGLTVPGLAVSGDAQLRGDIDAQEANMSVSRGVFYGYLTGAEIRDGQSGANLTGAVPEITERPAYAK